The following are encoded together in the Zingiber officinale cultivar Zhangliang chromosome 8A, Zo_v1.1, whole genome shotgun sequence genome:
- the LOC122012322 gene encoding (R)-mandelonitrile beta-glucosyltransferase-like, with amino-acid sequence MASPTVAEPQPHAVLVPFPMQGHITPFLRLATLLLARGFHVTFVLTEYNARRMERARGHRWDAAAIPSFRVETIPDGLPEPPPDQRDETQDVLALCSSVRYTCLAPFRDLMAHLGRAPHTPPVTSIVSDSGMGFTVDEDFGVPVFFFVTHSACGCWSYLQFPDLVARGYTPLKDASWLSNGYLDTPIDWIPGLENLRLRDFPSFVRTTDPADVLLNLNVRRAIVDVARSAGLIFNTFAALEDPVLAAIRSKYPNLYAIGPLASSSVSSSLWKEDAECLRWLDAQPSASVLYVNFGSITVVTTSQLAEFACGLERSGHRFLWAVRPDLMRDGGAAAIVGELAAKVGDRGSVVGWCDQRRVLAHPATAAFLSHCGWNSTLESVVEGRPMICWPFFAEQHTNCRFLCTTWRIGVEISGEVTREAVERSVREVMEDEDLRRRAAEWKRKAREAVGPDGSSTADLDRLVVDLKPTTKKRPLS; translated from the exons ATGGCTTCTCCGACGGTGGCCGAGCCACAACCCCACGCCGTTCTCGTCCCCTTTCCGATGCAAGGCCACATCACCCCGTTCCTGCGGCTGGCCACCCTCCTCCTCGCCCGCGGCTTCCACGTCACCTTCGTCCTCACGGAGTACAACGCCCGCCGCATGGAGCGCGCCCGCGGTCACCGCTGGGACGCCGCCGCCATCCCATCCTTCCGCGTCGAGACCATCCCCGACGGCCTCCCCGAACCGCCTCCGGACCAGCGAGACGAGACGCAGGACGTCCTGGCTTTGTGCTCGTCCGTGCGCTACACCTGCCTGGCCCCCTTCAGGGATCTCATGGCCCACCTCGGCCGCGCGCCCCACACGCCGCCGGTGACGAGCATCGTCTCCGACAGCGGGATGGGGTTCACAGTGGACGAGGACTTCGGCGTGCCCGTGTTCTTCTTCGTCACGCACAGCGCTTGCGGATGCTGGAGCTACCTACAATTTCCGGACCTCGTCGCCAGAGGCTACACGCCGCTCAAAG ACGCAAGCTGGTTGAGCAACGGCTACCTGGACACGCCCATCGACTGGATCCCCGGCCTGGAAAACCTCCGCCTCCGCGACTTCCCTTCCTTCGTCCGTACCACCGACCCAGCCGACGTCTTGCTCAATCTCAATGTCCGCCGTGCCATCGTCGACGTCGCTCGCAGCGCGGGTCTCATCTTCAACACCTTCGCCGCCCTAGAGGATCCGGTGCTCGCCGCGATCCGCTCCAAGTACCCCAACCTCTACGCCATAGGCCCGCTCGCATCCTCCTCCGTCTCCTCCTCCCTCTGGAAGGAGGACGCGGAGTGCCTCCGGTGGCTGGACGCCCAGCCCTCCGCCTCCGTCCTCTACGTCAACTTCGGGAGCATCACGGTGGTCACGACGTCGCAGCTGGCGGAGTTCGCGTGCGGCCTGGAGCGGAGCGGGCACCGGTTCCTGTGGGCGGTGCGGCCGGATCTGATGCGGGATGGCGGTGCGGCGGCGATAGTCGGGGAGTTGGCGGCGAAAGTGGGCGATCGGGGCTCGGTGGTGGGTTGGTGCGACCAGCGGAGGGTTTTGGCGCACCCGGCGACGGCAGCATTCCTGTCGCATTGCGGCTGGAACTCGACGCTGGAGAGTGTGGTCGAGGGCAGGCCCATGATATGCTGGCCGTTCTTCGCGGAGCAGCACACGAACTGCCGGTTCCTGTGCACCACGTGGCGTATAGGCGTGGAGATTAGTGGGGAGGTGACGCGGGAGGCGGTGGAACGGTCCGTGCGGGAGGTGATGGAGGACGAGGACTTGAGGCGCAGGGCGGCGGAGTGGAAGCGGAAGGCGAGGGAGGCTGTCGGTCCTGATGGTTCCTCCACCGCCGATCTCGATAGGTTGGTGGTGGACTTGAAGCCGACGACGAAGAAGCGGCCGCTGTCTTGA
- the LOC122011410 gene encoding uncharacterized protein LOC122011410 produces MVSLQAARPLVEKKRPCPKVENLLSKKRKNKNDGEEEEERLTKEMKSGKKEEIELNLDAPLPMDWQQCLDIKSGRIHFYNTKTHRRTSTDPRLGLDPPLRSALSLDLELNLACREPPPIRVSALLQEKAKTDHACSKSPCDGEGTPLSWVSPVSDAQEMVAAVCARCHMLVMMSKAALSCPNCKFVNRPERLFSSEIKSTVNFLCCKDL; encoded by the exons ATGGTGTCCTTGCAAGCAGCCCGTCCTCTCGTGGAGAAGAAAAGGCCTTGTCCTAAAGTTGAAAATTTGCTGTCAAAAAAGAGGAAGAACAAGAAtgatggagaagaggaagaagaacggCTCACCAAAGAGATGAAATCAGGGAAAAAAGAAGAGATTGAGCTTAATCTTGATGCTCCTTTGCCTATGGATTGGCAACAGTGTCTTGATATCAAG TCCGGCCGAATCCACTTCTACAACACGAAGACTCACCGGCGGACGTCGACGGATCCTCGGCTGGGCTTGGATCCGCCGCTGCGCTCGGCGTTGAGCCTCGATCTCGAGCTCAACCTGGCCTGCCGCGAGCCGCCACCAATTAGGGTATCGGCGCTGCTTCAAGAGAAGGCCAAGACGGACCATGCGTGCTCCAAATCGCCGTGCGACGGGGAAGGAACCCCCTTGTCTTGGGTTTCTCCTGTCTCCGATGCCCAGGAAATGGTGGCGGCGGTCTGTGCGCGCTGTCACATGCTGGTGATGATGAGCAAGGCGGCTTTGTCTTGCCCTAACTGCAAGTTCGTGAATCGGCCGGAACGCCTCTTTTCATCGGAGATCAAATCAACGGTGAATTTCTTGTGCTGCAAGGATTTGTAA